In Dysidea avara chromosome 3, odDysAvar1.4, whole genome shotgun sequence, a single window of DNA contains:
- the LOC136251096 gene encoding uncharacterized protein, translating into MDQAHNQFLQAVKDGQLSKASALLANEKIDINKADQDGLTAIDHAAFFGHKQMIEFLLNSDAVTTKKSPTGITVMHAAALGGNVDIVKLLLTHGVYLHTTTVDGITPLHYASGDGRLKVVKVLLQNSASSSATTKHLHYTPLHKAACGGHTNVIEVLLEYKSPVDTKSAKNETSLHLTCQKGHLSAAKSLVAGGASLNALNNDKLTPRECAEENRHVNIVAWLDSIERKDQSKAMEVVCASEDCVAVIPEHLSFSEGDFITVTKKPYNDWWLGKVDNGKPGLFCTLLVDTRPLDILEGNLTNNMQQKHEQACKEVLQELHHTLACNGESRATAFMKYQSAPLLSERVKVLKTVSAIAKKKKHLYTALKNMLQQLDISVPNNTTSALDIVEAAVKFHKRQSDTIQRKLQQLEVDNKMDPVKIQQLKHSLRDKAQSLQDWQRLLSESYPCQVFTVRFVNKLSESMIALKAMSNALQANSNDKWDKSNVCITLLGKLVPLPGFTLFLGEEADLAEVDNTTKTTQLVHKITSLFSHLTTIDEVVIGTCLNLTKIYSNQINQLTVEGAAMLADGAVIHILDYLRFDCPDNQGTFITTEALSRATVFARRSMSTAKWLKNDANVPLQDPYDNPWNINGVFRLTGIRLVNGKKYRGHTTRSELYGYRNGSKIEATELCMVPAGEEHTIGPRLRKHPLKHSIKTATLYRRRLLESIEAPDRGSDQEFDDEDKQFKHMTTISTEVDDLKSPEP; encoded by the exons ATGGATCAAGCTCATAACCAATTCCTACAAGCCGTGAAAGACGGACAACTATCTAAGGCATCCGCGTTGCTAGCCAATGAAAAGATCGATATCAACAAAGCTGATCAG GATGGACTAACAGCAATAGATCACGCTGCATTTTTTGGCCATAAGCAGATGATAGAGTTTCTACTAAACAGCGATGCTGTCaccacaaagaaatcacca ACTGGGATTACTGTGATGCATGCTGCAGCACTTGGTGGCAATGTGGACATTGTGAAATTACTGCTGACTCATGGAGTTTACCTGCACACAACAACAGTG GATGGGATAACTCCTTTACATTACGCTAGTGGTGATGGAAGACTAAAAGTTGTCAAAGTGTTACTCCAGAATAGTGCCAGCTCTTCTGCTACTACTAAG CATTTACACTATACTCCACTGCACAAGGCAGCTTGTGGAGGTCACACAAATGTTATAGAAGTGTTGTTGGAATACAAGTCTCCAGTAGATACAAAGAGTGCT AAAAATGAGACAAGTCTTCATCTTACTTGTCAGAAAGGACACTTATCAGCTGCTAAATCATTGGTGGCAGGAGGAGCTTCCTTGAACGCTTTGAATAAC GATAAACTCACTCCTCGGGAATGTGCAGAAGAGAACCGTCATGTCAATATTGTTGCATGGCTAGACTCTATTGAAA GAAAAGATCAGTCTAAAGCAATGGAGGTTGTGTGTGCTAGTGAAGATTGTGTGGCTGTAATTCCTGAACATTTGAGTTTTAGTGAA GGAGACTTCATCACTGTGACTAAAAAGCCTTACAATGACTGGTGGTTGGGAAAAGTGGATAATGGCAAGCCAGGATTGTTTTGCACTCTTCTGGTGGATACAAGAcctttag ATATACTGGAAGGCAATTTAACTAACAATATGCAGCAGAAACATGAACAAGCCTGTAAAGAAGTTCTTCAAGAACTACACCATACCTTAGCTTGTAATGGAGAAAGTAGAGCAACAGCCTTTATGAAATACCAGTCAGCACCGTTACTAAGTGAAAGG GTAAAAGTCCTGAAAACTGTTTCTGCGATTGCAAAAAAGAAGAAACACTTATACACTGCTCTCAAGAACATGCTGCAACAATTG GATATTTCTGTACCTAATAACACCACTAGTGCACTGGATATAGTAGAAGCAGCGGTCAAGTTTCACAAGAGACAAAGTGATACTATTCAGAGAAAA TTACAACAACTGGAGGTTGACAACAAGATGGATCCAGTAAAGATACAACAATTAAAACATTCTCTTAGAGACAAGGCTCAATCG TTACAAGACTGGCAAAGATTACTATCAGAATCTTACCCATGTCAAGTGTTTACTGTAAGATTTGTTAATAAATTATCAGAGTCAATGATAGCTCTTAAG GCTATGAGCAATGCTCTACAAGCCAACAGCAATGACAAATGGGACAAGAGTAACGTGTGTATTACACTACTAGGAAAGCTGGTACCACTGCCAG GGTTTACACTGTTCCTTGGAGAGGAAGCAGATTTAGCTGAAGTTGATAATACAACTAAAACAACCCAACTG GTACACAAGATCACATCATTGTTCTCCCATCTCACTACTATTGATGAAGTAGTGATAGGGACATGTCTAAACCTCACCAAGATTTATAGCAATCAAATTAATCAG CTCACAGTTGAAGGTGCTGCCATGTTGGCTGACGGAGCCGTGATACACATTTTAGATTACCTAAGATTTGACTGCCCTGACAATCAAGGAACATTCATTACAACTGAAGCATTGAGCAG AGCTACTGTATTTGCTCGACGATCGATGAGCACGGCCAAGTGGCTTAAGAATGATGCAAATGTTCCTCTCCAAGATCCCTATGATAACCCATGGAACATTAATGGGGTATTCAGATTAACTGGAATAAGACTGGTTAATGGAAA GAAATATCGTGGTCACACTACACGGAGTGAACTGTACGGCTATCGCAATGGCAGTAAGATTGAAGCAACTGAGTTGTGTATGGTGCCAGCTGGGGAAGAGCATACTATTGGGCCAAGACTG CGCAAGCACCCCCTAAAACACTCTATTAAGACAGCCACTCTCTATCGACGACGGCTGCTAGAGAGCATTGAGGCTCCAGATCGAGGCAGTGATCAAGAGTTTGATGATGAAGACAAACAATTCAAGCACATGACAACAATTTCAACAGAGGTGGATGATTTAAAATCACCAGAACCATAA
- the LOC136251098 gene encoding growth arrest-specific protein 7-like isoform X1 — protein sequence MMSGSLLQFVKAVYSYTGQDQGDLGLPVVESTVIYVAERLEDGWCRGYACGREGWFPASYTKMIVVEPALNPHHLSMILRSKEWAVYATPEDKIYFVNQTNQSTTWNIPQLQNSTANKPAPTKPTTTSPKSPTSAPSTSTARQPVSSSPGSAKRQSSLEKKTSLPSSKPRLVTINNLTFADGGPKQSLLQPNQPSYVDYFWSDKLDKSGFDVLLAKHINGKTVMKDIIDFMKERAAIEDAYAKSLSRLSKSTLGSQEEGSLLQAWHSIKTELASRASIHANFSNQLLADFNKEMFEYKESQKKDRKQHEVIISQDRKQLQQLDISIDRAKQTLMAKQKEIETKKLARKTSLKEVEVARRKSSYASEELKRVEESYNDSQRKWIDDMIAACQDLEEHEQERSKFLQRMFYKYVDLHIAVHEKSGESLSKVTDAVDSVNAKTDRDVFIRKQSTGTQRPVDRR from the exons ATGATGTCGGGATCTCTTCTACAGTTTGTAAAGGCTGTCTACTCTTATACTGGCCAAGACCAGGGCGATCTGGGCCTGCCAGTCGTTGAATCAACCGTGATCTACGTTGCTGAACGCTTGGAAGACGGCTGGTGTCGCGGGTACGCCTGTGGCAGAGAGGGATGGTTCCCAGCATCGTACACAAAAATGATTGTTGTGGAG CCAGCTCTTAATCCACACCATTTGTCTATGATACTTCGCTCGAAGGAATGGGCGGTGTATGCTACCCCAGAAGATAAGATTTACTTTGTCAATCAGACAAACCAAT CAACCACTTGGAATATACCACAGCTACAAAATAGTACAGCCAACAAGCCAGCACCGACCAAGCCAACCACCACATCACCAAAATCTCCCACATCAGCACCTTCAACAAGTACTGCTC GTCAACCTGTATCATCGTCGCCTGGTTCAGCCAAGAGACAGTCATCCTTAGAG AAGAAGACTTCTTTACCATCTTCCAAGCCACGTCTTGTTACAATCAATAATTTGACATTTGCTGATGGTGGACCCAAGCAATCACTACTGCAACCAAACCAGCCAAGCTATGTGGATTATTTCTGG TCAGACAAACTGGACAAGTCAGGGTTTGATGTTCTACTAGCTAAACACATCAATGGTAAGACAGTGATGAAAGACATTATTGACTTCATGAAGGAAAG AGCTGCTATTGAAGATGCTTATGCTAAGAGTTTATCAAGATTATCCAAGTCAACATTAGGATCCCAGGAGGAAGG CTCACTGCTGCAGGCATGGCACAGCATCAAAACAGAGCTTGCATCAAGAGCCAGTATACATGCTAATTTTTCCAATCAG TTACTTGCTGACTTCAACAAAGAAATGTTTGAGTATAAAGAGTCACAGAAAAAGGACCGGAAACAA CATGAAGTTATTATATCTCAAGATCGCAAGCAACTCCAACAATTGGACATTTCAATAGACAGG GCAAAACAGACGTTGATGGCCAAACAAAAGGAGATAGAAACCAAAAAACTTGCCCGCAAA ACATCACTGAAGGAGGTTGAAGTAGCACGGAGAAAATCTTCATATGCTA GTGAGGAGCTAAAACGTGTAGAGGAGTCTTATAATGACAGTCAAAGGAAATGGATTGATGACATGATTGCCGCTTGTCAA GATTTGGAGGAACATGAACAAGAACGATCCAAGTTTTTACAGAGAATGTTTTACAAATACGTTGATCTACACATTGCAGTACATGAAAAAAGTGGTGAG TCACTCTCCAAGGTAACAGATGCAGTGGATTCTGTTAATGCCAAAACTGACCGTGACGTGTTCATCAGAAAACAAAGCACAGGAACACAACGACCAGTAGACAGAAGATGA
- the LOC136251099 gene encoding zinc transporter ZIP11-like, which yields MIEGYSPIIQSLLGTLFTWGLTAIGAGLVFVFSSGQRSVLDGSLGFAAGVMLAASYWSLLAPAIEMAEDSGNYGDLVFVPVSIGFILGALFVAGADALLPYLGLHSSNWASEVHKINAKKETSEEVNSTITSAEDGTGNLRSRTGRHGDGYTKSGDVSPTRSDISQIKKNESWRRILLLIVAITVHNIPEGLAVGVGFGAIGKSPSTTFESARSLAIGIGIQNFPEGLAVSLPLRAAGMSSWHSFWWGQLSGMVEPAAGLFGTIAVVLAEPLLPYALAFAAGAMVYVVVDDIIPEAYSCGNGKLSSVGVVIGFVVMMSLDVGLG from the exons ATGATAGAAGGCTACAGTCCTATTATACAGTCACTATTAGGGACGTTGTTCACTTGGGGCCTTACTGCCATCGGAGCTGGTCTGGTGTTCGTATTCTCAAGCGGTCAA AGAAGTGTGCTCGACGGAAGTCTGGGTTTCGCGGCTGGA GTGATGTTGGCAGCATCCTACTGGTCTCTGCTAGCACCTGCTATTGAGATGGCTGAAGACTCAGGCAATTATGGAGATCTGGTGTTTGTACCTGTGTCCATTGGGTTTATTCTTGGAGCTTTGTTTGTGGCTGGAGCAGATGCCTTGTTGCCTTATTtg GGACTACATTCCAGTAACTGGGCATCTGAAGTACACAAGATCAATGCCAAAAAAGAAACATCAGAAGAAGTTAACAGCACCATTACT TCAGCAGAAGATGGTACAGGTAACCTAAGGAGTAGGACAGGTCGTCATGGTGATGGCTACACTAAATCTGGCGATGTCTCCCCTACAAGGAGTGACATTAGTCAGATAAAGAAAAATGAAAGTTGGAGGAGAATTTTGTTGTTGATTGTAGCCATTACTGTACACAATATTCCAG AGGGATTGGCAGTTGGTGTTGGATTTGGTGCGATAGGGAAAAGCCCTTCAACAACTTTTGAGAGTGCACG GAGTCTTGCTATTGGAATTGGTATACAAAATTTTCCAGAAGGTCTTGCCGTTAGCTTGCCTTTACGAGCAGCTGGCATGTCATCATGGCATAGTTTCTG GTGGGGCCAGTTGAGTGGTATGGTAGAGCCGGCAGCTGGATTGTTTGGTACCATTGCTGTAGTG TTAGCAGAGCCATTGTTACCATATGCTCTGGCGTTTGCAGCAGGAGCCATGGTGTACGTAGTGGTGGATGATATTATACCAGAGGCTTATTCGTG TGGTAATGGAAAACTGTCATCAGTTGGAGTAGTGATTGGATTTGTTGTGATGATGTCATTAGATGTCGGACTAGGATAA
- the LOC136251098 gene encoding growth arrest-specific protein 7-like isoform X2, translating to MMSGSLLQFVKAVYSYTGQDQGDLGLPVVESTVIYVAERLEDGWCRGYACGREGWFPASYTKMIVVEPALNPHHLSMILRSKEWAVYATPEDKIYFVNQTNQSTTWNIPQLQNSTANKPAPTKPTTTSPKSPTSAPSTSQPVSSSPGSAKRQSSLEKKTSLPSSKPRLVTINNLTFADGGPKQSLLQPNQPSYVDYFWSDKLDKSGFDVLLAKHINGKTVMKDIIDFMKERAAIEDAYAKSLSRLSKSTLGSQEEGSLLQAWHSIKTELASRASIHANFSNQLLADFNKEMFEYKESQKKDRKQHEVIISQDRKQLQQLDISIDRAKQTLMAKQKEIETKKLARKTSLKEVEVARRKSSYASEELKRVEESYNDSQRKWIDDMIAACQDLEEHEQERSKFLQRMFYKYVDLHIAVHEKSGESLSKVTDAVDSVNAKTDRDVFIRKQSTGTQRPVDRR from the exons ATGATGTCGGGATCTCTTCTACAGTTTGTAAAGGCTGTCTACTCTTATACTGGCCAAGACCAGGGCGATCTGGGCCTGCCAGTCGTTGAATCAACCGTGATCTACGTTGCTGAACGCTTGGAAGACGGCTGGTGTCGCGGGTACGCCTGTGGCAGAGAGGGATGGTTCCCAGCATCGTACACAAAAATGATTGTTGTGGAG CCAGCTCTTAATCCACACCATTTGTCTATGATACTTCGCTCGAAGGAATGGGCGGTGTATGCTACCCCAGAAGATAAGATTTACTTTGTCAATCAGACAAACCAAT CAACCACTTGGAATATACCACAGCTACAAAATAGTACAGCCAACAAGCCAGCACCGACCAAGCCAACCACCACATCACCAAAATCTCCCACATCAGCACCTTCAACAA GTCAACCTGTATCATCGTCGCCTGGTTCAGCCAAGAGACAGTCATCCTTAGAG AAGAAGACTTCTTTACCATCTTCCAAGCCACGTCTTGTTACAATCAATAATTTGACATTTGCTGATGGTGGACCCAAGCAATCACTACTGCAACCAAACCAGCCAAGCTATGTGGATTATTTCTGG TCAGACAAACTGGACAAGTCAGGGTTTGATGTTCTACTAGCTAAACACATCAATGGTAAGACAGTGATGAAAGACATTATTGACTTCATGAAGGAAAG AGCTGCTATTGAAGATGCTTATGCTAAGAGTTTATCAAGATTATCCAAGTCAACATTAGGATCCCAGGAGGAAGG CTCACTGCTGCAGGCATGGCACAGCATCAAAACAGAGCTTGCATCAAGAGCCAGTATACATGCTAATTTTTCCAATCAG TTACTTGCTGACTTCAACAAAGAAATGTTTGAGTATAAAGAGTCACAGAAAAAGGACCGGAAACAA CATGAAGTTATTATATCTCAAGATCGCAAGCAACTCCAACAATTGGACATTTCAATAGACAGG GCAAAACAGACGTTGATGGCCAAACAAAAGGAGATAGAAACCAAAAAACTTGCCCGCAAA ACATCACTGAAGGAGGTTGAAGTAGCACGGAGAAAATCTTCATATGCTA GTGAGGAGCTAAAACGTGTAGAGGAGTCTTATAATGACAGTCAAAGGAAATGGATTGATGACATGATTGCCGCTTGTCAA GATTTGGAGGAACATGAACAAGAACGATCCAAGTTTTTACAGAGAATGTTTTACAAATACGTTGATCTACACATTGCAGTACATGAAAAAAGTGGTGAG TCACTCTCCAAGGTAACAGATGCAGTGGATTCTGTTAATGCCAAAACTGACCGTGACGTGTTCATCAGAAAACAAAGCACAGGAACACAACGACCAGTAGACAGAAGATGA